In Streptomyces capitiformicae, one genomic interval encodes:
- a CDS encoding non-ribosomal peptide synthetase, with the protein MDQETNVAQHLDQLFATAVRGHGDRTAVTCGDETMTYRQLDAASARLARRLQDRGVGPGTKVAVCMSRSTGLLVALLGVVRAGAAYVPLDPAHPEERRAHILRDSGATRVLTDADTAAATGAGNRNGSGNPRPVPLVDGDAVYTIYTSGSTGRPKGVTVTHGALANFLSSMAERPGLPDGAVLVAVTTVAFDIAALELFLPLTLGGHVVIATPEESRDPRALAGLIRSTRACALQATPATWRMLQSDGWEPPPDFTLLCGGEPLPPDLARWFGLSRARAWDLYGPTETTIWSSTALLDNTGSVAHWWPVARTTLRVLDEALRPVPDGQLGEVFIGGAGLAAGYHDRPALTAERFLPDPYADGMRLYRTGDLGRFRPDGSLEIAGRTDHQVKIRGHRVELGEIEAAAVAIPGVRMAVAHPWPDPSGGIRLVLYVVPRGPAAPSAQELRTALARALPAYMLPSQYVTVDAFPLTPNDKVDRARLPEPGDGGGRTEAPATKAEQFMADAWSAVLGVSRVGRYDDFLDLGGHSLAAAALSARIRTVLGLDVSAGELLRHATPAAQAELLGRAPRVADRTTAPELGAAGDLPLTSAQQRVLFAELVRTGGSSYATSVAYQITGPLDPAALDRAIQAVAARHEALRCRFPATRPGAEPVQRIEPAARVPVTVLPGRPARPEAIRLLEGAARRPFDPERGPLLRVVVARAAEQEALILFCWHHLVFDGWSLGLFLDDLGTAYAAALGDGPPLPPPTARYAQSVNLQRALQDDPATAGQLDYWRGQLAGLPELCTVPEDRPRPPVQSAHGALATAEVDARTGTAFGQLCRSGHVTPYTGLLTVFLALLGRYANTSDVVVGTPAAGRSHVEAQQVVGLFANTLALRADLADAPTFAALSARVRHVVYEALEHQDVPFERVVEALRPERGLGHNPVFQVLFTLEGREAGRLRLTGTQAEPVHIDGGGSRYDLAVTVHEEEDGRLGLTAEYATDLYDRATVEGVLKQYAGLIAYVSAAGGEADLATALAAGVDRATSARWNSTAMPPPAADTVHGLVRRQVQASGDRIAVRRGARTITYGQLGAQADRLARELVRRGIGPGDVVGVCAERDLALPSTLLAVLTSGAAYLPLDPAYPPARLAAILDQARPPLVLTTRATAGLVPDGGHEMLRVDAVASAPGAEPALPIVVPDDAAYVIHTSGSTGTPKGVCLPHRALVNLTQWQLRDQLGGVRTAQLASIGFDVHFQEIFIPLASGGEVLLAPEEARRDPEELYDWLSRTDAEQVICTPTVFAAFAAEARRRGHVPAGLKEVTTAGEQLRLTADILWVLRHGSFHLHNQYGPSETHAATALPVPGPDDGAVVPPPPIGRPVGNKRVHVLDEHGRELPVGVPGEIYIASDGIAHGYLGMPRQTAERFLPDPFGKVPGGRMYRTGDLGRWLHRGVLEYRGRVDDQIKLRGVRIEPGEIEVLLHRHPAVRSAAVAVREPLSGEPVLTAYVVPEPGAAEPGAAELRRYLSEQLAAFAVPSRYVTLAELPLTSSGKVHRAALPMPPRADADLGTGRIAPRTPVEREIARVWAEALGVAEVGVHDDFFVLGGHSLLAARLVTCLNGTLDTGLHLRDVFAAPTVAGLAAVLEQRRAARGAGAEVPLGGDHEGPAPLSFAQQRLLFLDRMHPGDTEFLLPLTLRMRGALDVDVLRRSLDVLSARHDILRTRYPIERGEPVPLVDLPGTVPVTWEDLSHLNVADRERRLADIAASERDTPFDLATQHPLRMRLVQLGADDHLLFQTFHHIGSDVTSLGVLQRELLQLYTAGGVPADGARPLQYADYARWQRRYRDEDFMAPLVAHWKRTMVGWKPLNLPTDCPRPEVWQPEGETLDFALPDGLWGRLTDAARRGAATPYMVLLTAFVSMLADVSGQDNIVLGTPVSGRAHPEAATIPGSFVDLVVIRADASGAPSPAELLARVRRTALDALAHQDLPFDRLVRELRPPRDLSRSPVVDVVFNFIEDTEPLPAPPGLSVTGHLASSRTTSQDLEMIVQRGPGNRLTAEIQYAAALFSPGHIRRIADAFLGALDAVAPEPDGCAPLTEGSPR; encoded by the coding sequence ATGGACCAGGAGACGAATGTGGCGCAGCATCTGGACCAGTTGTTCGCGACGGCTGTGCGCGGGCACGGTGATCGGACGGCCGTGACCTGCGGCGACGAGACGATGACCTACCGGCAGCTGGACGCGGCGTCCGCCCGTCTTGCCCGGCGACTCCAGGACCGCGGCGTCGGCCCGGGCACCAAGGTGGCGGTGTGCATGAGCCGGAGCACAGGGCTGCTCGTCGCCCTGCTCGGCGTGGTGCGTGCCGGGGCCGCCTACGTGCCCCTGGACCCCGCGCATCCCGAGGAGCGGCGCGCCCACATCCTGCGCGACTCCGGGGCAACCCGGGTCCTGACGGACGCTGACACCGCCGCGGCCACCGGCGCCGGGAACAGGAACGGGTCCGGCAATCCCCGGCCCGTCCCGCTCGTCGACGGCGATGCCGTCTACACCATCTACACCTCCGGTTCCACCGGCCGCCCCAAGGGCGTGACCGTCACCCATGGCGCCCTGGCCAACTTCCTGTCCTCCATGGCGGAGCGGCCCGGGCTGCCGGACGGGGCCGTCCTGGTGGCGGTCACCACCGTCGCCTTCGATATCGCGGCCCTGGAGCTCTTCCTGCCGCTGACCCTGGGCGGCCATGTCGTCATCGCCACCCCAGAGGAGAGCCGCGACCCGCGTGCGCTGGCCGGGCTGATCCGGTCCACCCGGGCGTGTGCCCTCCAGGCCACGCCAGCAACCTGGCGGATGCTGCAGAGCGATGGGTGGGAACCACCCCCGGACTTCACCCTGCTGTGCGGGGGCGAGCCCCTTCCCCCCGACCTGGCGCGCTGGTTCGGCCTCTCACGGGCGCGCGCCTGGGACCTGTATGGGCCCACGGAGACCACCATCTGGTCCAGCACGGCCCTTCTGGACAACACGGGGTCCGTCGCACACTGGTGGCCGGTGGCCCGCACCACGCTCCGTGTGCTGGACGAGGCACTGCGTCCCGTGCCCGATGGGCAGCTCGGGGAGGTGTTCATCGGCGGGGCCGGACTGGCCGCTGGTTACCACGACCGGCCCGCGCTAACCGCGGAGCGGTTCCTGCCGGATCCGTACGCCGACGGTATGCGCCTGTACCGCACCGGTGACCTTGGCCGCTTCCGGCCGGACGGAAGCCTGGAGATCGCGGGCCGCACCGACCACCAGGTCAAGATCCGTGGCCATCGCGTCGAGCTGGGCGAGATCGAAGCGGCCGCCGTCGCCATCCCCGGCGTGCGTATGGCGGTCGCCCACCCCTGGCCCGACCCGTCGGGTGGCATCCGGCTGGTGCTGTACGTCGTGCCACGCGGCCCCGCCGCACCGTCGGCGCAAGAGCTGCGCACCGCACTGGCCCGCGCCCTGCCCGCCTACATGCTGCCCTCCCAGTACGTGACGGTGGACGCGTTCCCCCTCACCCCGAACGACAAGGTCGACCGGGCGCGGCTGCCCGAGCCCGGTGACGGCGGCGGCCGCACGGAGGCGCCCGCCACGAAGGCCGAGCAGTTCATGGCCGACGCCTGGTCCGCGGTGCTGGGCGTGTCCAGGGTCGGGCGCTATGACGACTTCCTGGACCTGGGCGGTCACTCGCTCGCCGCCGCTGCCCTGAGCGCCCGCATCCGGACTGTCCTCGGCCTCGACGTCAGCGCGGGGGAACTGCTGCGGCACGCGACACCAGCCGCGCAGGCAGAACTGCTGGGGCGAGCACCACGGGTCGCGGACCGGACCACGGCACCGGAGCTCGGCGCTGCCGGCGACCTGCCCCTGACATCGGCCCAGCAGCGGGTCCTCTTCGCTGAGTTGGTGCGCACCGGCGGATCGTCCTACGCCACGTCCGTCGCCTACCAGATCACCGGACCGCTCGACCCGGCTGCTCTCGACCGCGCGATCCAGGCCGTCGCCGCCCGCCACGAGGCGCTGCGGTGCCGTTTTCCCGCCACGCGGCCCGGTGCAGAGCCGGTGCAGCGGATCGAACCCGCGGCCCGCGTCCCGGTGACCGTGCTGCCAGGCCGCCCCGCACGGCCGGAGGCAATCCGGCTGCTGGAGGGCGCGGCGCGGCGACCGTTCGATCCGGAGCGGGGCCCGCTGCTGCGCGTAGTGGTGGCGCGTGCGGCTGAGCAGGAGGCGCTGATCCTGTTCTGCTGGCACCACCTGGTCTTCGACGGCTGGTCCCTGGGTCTGTTCCTCGACGACCTGGGCACCGCCTACGCCGCCGCCCTGGGTGACGGCCCGCCGCTGCCCCCTCCGACCGCCCGCTACGCCCAGTCCGTCAACCTGCAACGGGCGCTGCAGGACGACCCGGCCACGGCCGGGCAGCTGGACTACTGGAGAGGCCAGCTGGCCGGGCTGCCCGAGCTGTGCACCGTGCCCGAGGACCGGCCCAGGCCGCCCGTCCAGTCGGCGCACGGCGCGCTGGCGACGGCCGAGGTGGACGCGCGGACCGGCACGGCGTTCGGCCAGCTGTGCCGATCCGGGCACGTCACCCCGTACACTGGGCTGCTGACCGTGTTCCTTGCACTGCTGGGGCGGTACGCGAACACCTCCGACGTGGTCGTCGGCACCCCGGCCGCCGGGCGCTCGCATGTCGAGGCGCAGCAGGTCGTCGGGTTGTTCGCCAACACGCTCGCGTTGCGCGCCGACCTCGCGGACGCGCCGACATTCGCCGCGCTGTCCGCGCGGGTAAGGCACGTCGTCTACGAGGCTCTGGAGCACCAGGACGTCCCGTTCGAGCGCGTGGTGGAGGCGCTGCGCCCGGAGCGCGGCCTCGGTCACAACCCGGTGTTCCAGGTGCTGTTCACCCTTGAGGGCCGAGAGGCAGGTCGGCTGCGGCTGACCGGGACACAGGCCGAACCGGTGCACATCGACGGCGGCGGTTCCCGTTACGACCTTGCGGTCACGGTCCACGAGGAGGAGGACGGTCGTCTCGGGCTCACGGCGGAGTACGCGACCGACCTGTACGACCGGGCCACTGTCGAGGGCGTGCTCAAGCAATACGCCGGGCTGATCGCGTACGTCTCGGCAGCGGGCGGCGAAGCCGACCTGGCGACGGCGCTCGCCGCTGGTGTGGACCGGGCGACGTCGGCCCGCTGGAACAGCACGGCCATGCCGCCGCCCGCCGCGGACACTGTGCACGGCTTGGTGCGGCGTCAGGTGCAAGCCTCCGGGGACCGGATCGCCGTACGGCGGGGAGCCCGCACGATCACATACGGCCAGCTGGGAGCGCAGGCCGACAGGCTGGCCCGGGAGCTGGTCCGGCGCGGGATCGGCCCCGGCGACGTGGTCGGTGTCTGCGCCGAGCGCGACCTGGCCTTGCCCAGCACCCTGCTCGCCGTGCTGACCTCTGGTGCGGCCTATCTGCCGCTGGATCCCGCGTATCCGCCGGCCCGGCTGGCCGCGATCCTCGACCAGGCGCGGCCACCGCTCGTGCTCACCACCCGCGCCACCGCCGGACTCGTACCGGACGGAGGCCATGAGATGCTCCGCGTTGACGCCGTTGCCTCAGCTCCGGGCGCGGAGCCCGCCCTGCCGATAGTGGTGCCAGACGACGCCGCATACGTCATCCACACCTCCGGCTCGACCGGCACCCCCAAGGGCGTGTGCCTGCCGCACCGGGCGCTGGTCAACCTGACCCAGTGGCAGCTGCGGGACCAGCTGGGCGGGGTGCGCACAGCGCAGTTAGCGTCGATCGGATTCGACGTCCACTTCCAGGAGATCTTCATCCCGTTGGCCTCCGGGGGCGAGGTGCTCCTCGCACCGGAGGAGGCGCGGCGCGACCCGGAAGAGCTGTACGACTGGCTGTCGCGAACCGACGCCGAGCAGGTGATCTGCACACCCACCGTGTTCGCCGCCTTCGCCGCCGAGGCCCGTCGCCGAGGTCATGTGCCCGCGGGGCTGAAGGAGGTCACCACGGCCGGGGAGCAGCTGCGGCTGACCGCCGACATCCTGTGGGTGCTGCGGCACGGGTCGTTCCACCTGCACAACCAGTACGGGCCGTCGGAGACGCACGCCGCTACAGCTCTTCCCGTGCCGGGGCCGGACGACGGCGCCGTGGTCCCGCCCCCGCCGATCGGCCGGCCCGTGGGCAACAAACGTGTCCACGTCCTAGACGAGCACGGCCGGGAACTGCCGGTGGGCGTGCCTGGGGAGATCTACATCGCGAGCGACGGAATTGCCCACGGCTACCTGGGCATGCCCCGGCAGACGGCAGAGCGGTTCCTTCCCGACCCGTTCGGCAAGGTTCCGGGCGGCCGGATGTACCGCACGGGAGACCTCGGGCGCTGGTTGCATCGCGGGGTGCTGGAGTATCGGGGCCGGGTGGACGACCAGATCAAGCTACGTGGCGTGCGTATCGAACCCGGCGAGATCGAGGTGCTGTTGCACCGGCATCCTGCGGTGCGCAGCGCCGCCGTGGCCGTCCGCGAACCGCTGTCGGGCGAGCCGGTGCTGACAGCGTACGTCGTGCCCGAGCCTGGGGCCGCCGAACCGGGCGCGGCGGAGCTGCGCCGCTATCTGTCCGAACAGCTGGCCGCCTTCGCGGTGCCCTCGCGCTATGTGACGCTGGCCGAGCTGCCGCTGACCTCCAGCGGCAAGGTGCACCGTGCGGCGCTGCCGATGCCGCCGCGTGCCGACGCGGACCTCGGCACGGGCCGGATCGCGCCGCGGACCCCGGTCGAACGGGAGATCGCCCGGGTATGGGCCGAGGCGCTGGGGGTCGCCGAGGTCGGGGTGCACGACGACTTCTTCGTGCTGGGTGGCCATTCGCTGCTCGCGGCCCGGCTGGTGACGTGCCTAAACGGCACGTTGGACACCGGCCTGCACCTGCGGGATGTGTTCGCCGCACCGACCGTCGCCGGTCTGGCCGCCGTCCTGGAGCAGCGGCGTGCGGCTCGGGGGGCGGGTGCCGAGGTGCCACTCGGCGGCGACCACGAGGGACCGGCCCCGCTGTCCTTTGCCCAGCAACGGCTGTTGTTCCTGGACCGCATGCACCCCGGCGACACCGAGTTCCTGCTGCCCCTGACGCTGCGGATGCGCGGCGCCCTCGACGTGGACGTTCTGCGCCGTTCCCTGGACGTGCTGAGCGCCCGCCACGACATCCTGCGCACCCGCTACCCCATCGAGCGGGGCGAACCCGTGCCTCTGGTCGATCTCCCTGGCACCGTCCCCGTCACATGGGAGGATCTGTCGCACCTGAACGTGGCAGACCGTGAACGGCGACTGGCGGACATCGCCGCCTCGGAACGGGACACCCCGTTCGACCTGGCCACGCAGCATCCCCTTCGGATGCGGCTGGTACAGCTGGGTGCCGACGACCATCTGCTGTTCCAGACGTTCCATCACATAGGCAGCGACGTCACCTCGCTGGGCGTGCTGCAACGCGAACTGCTGCAGCTCTACACGGCGGGAGGCGTCCCGGCGGACGGCGCCCGCCCCCTCCAGTACGCGGATTACGCACGCTGGCAGCGACGGTACCGGGACGAGGACTTCATGGCACCGCTCGTTGCGCACTGGAAGCGGACCATGGTCGGCTGGAAGCCACTGAACCTACCCACCGACTGTCCGCGACCCGAGGTCTGGCAGCCCGAGGGTGAGACGCTGGACTTCGCGCTGCCGGACGGGCTGTGGGGACGGCTGACGGACGCGGCCCGACGCGGCGCGGCCACGCCATACATGGTGCTGCTCACCGCCTTCGTGTCGATGCTCGCCGACGTCTCCGGACAGGACAACATCGTCCTCGGTACCCCGGTGTCTGGACGTGCGCACCCGGAGGCCGCGACGATCCCCGGCTCCTTCGTCGACCTCGTGGTCATCCGCGCGGACGCATCGGGCGCGCCGTCCCCCGCCGAGCTGCTCGCGCGGGTGCGGCGCACCGCACTGGACGCTCTCGCCCACCAGGACTTGCCGTTCGACCGCCTAGTGCGGGAACTGCGCCCGCCGCGCGACCTATCCCGCTCCCCCGTCGTCGACGTCGTTTTCAACTTCATCGAGGACACCGAGCCACTGCCCGCGCCCCCAGGGCTGTCCGTGACCGGGCACCTCGCGTCGAGCCGCACCACCAGCCAGGACCTAGAGATGATCGTGCAGCGCGGCCCCGGCAACCGCCTCACAGCTGAGATCCAGTACGCCGCAGCCCTGTTCTCCCCCGGACACATACGGCGCATCGCCGACGCGTTCCTCGGTGCCCTCGACGCTGTGGCACCAGAGCCCGATGGCTGCGCCCCCCTTACTGAAGGGAGCCCTCGATGA
- the asnB gene encoding asparagine synthase (glutamine-hydrolyzing), whose protein sequence is MCGIAGWLDFRRDLREEIPTLERMTASLASRGPDGSGTWTAPHVALGHRRLAVVDLEGGGQPMVAQRMPDGEPVVLVYNGEIYNTPELRAQLTARGHLFGTRCDSEVVLRSYLEWGADCAERLNGIFAFAVWDGDRETLTLVRDRLGVKPLYVHVYPGGLLFASEPKAILANPLFSPVLEVERLPVVFNPRLKEPGGSVLTGLHEVAPASTLVADRGGAHEFPYWRLVSRPHADDWDTTVATVRGLLEDIVLRQLVADVPVCSLLSGGLDSTALSALAARLSGRPLTTFAVDFTESDQHFHSTVLRPDRDAPYAREASSHLGTRHTEVVLDSAAVAVGAAEALRARDLPSLGQFDSSMLQLFAAVRRRSTVALSGEGADEVFGGYPWFHTPALVESETYPWLGEGPRLVECLAPDVLDRVRPEEQERDGYATLLARAPRLEGESGLQARMREVLYLSLQGPLHLLLDRTDRMSMAVGLEVRVPFCDHRLVEYLWNVPWSMKCADGREKSLLRAAVSDLLPPSLLNRRKSAYPATHAPDYTQRVVTGVLRLLDDPDSPLRELLDADRVRKFAEGADVSVAWVNTAHMLTPLLETDAWLRTYNVRIV, encoded by the coding sequence ATGTGCGGCATAGCCGGCTGGCTCGACTTCCGACGCGACCTGCGCGAGGAGATCCCCACGCTGGAACGGATGACAGCATCCCTAGCGTCCCGGGGGCCCGACGGCTCCGGGACATGGACGGCGCCGCACGTGGCGCTCGGCCACCGCAGGCTGGCGGTGGTGGACCTGGAGGGCGGGGGCCAGCCCATGGTGGCCCAGCGCATGCCCGACGGCGAGCCGGTCGTCCTGGTCTACAACGGCGAGATCTACAACACCCCGGAGCTGCGTGCTCAGCTCACAGCCCGGGGCCACCTCTTCGGCACCCGCTGCGACAGCGAGGTGGTGTTGCGGTCGTACCTGGAATGGGGCGCCGACTGCGCCGAGCGCCTGAACGGGATCTTCGCCTTCGCGGTGTGGGACGGCGACCGGGAGACCCTGACCCTGGTCCGAGACCGGCTGGGCGTCAAGCCGCTGTACGTGCACGTCTACCCGGGCGGGCTGCTGTTCGCCTCGGAGCCCAAGGCGATCCTCGCCAACCCGCTGTTCAGCCCGGTCCTGGAGGTCGAGCGGCTGCCGGTGGTCTTCAACCCCAGGCTGAAGGAGCCGGGCGGCTCCGTGCTGACCGGGCTGCATGAAGTGGCCCCGGCCTCCACCCTGGTCGCCGACCGTGGTGGCGCTCACGAGTTCCCGTACTGGCGCCTGGTCAGCCGCCCGCACGCGGATGACTGGGACACCACCGTCGCCACCGTCCGGGGCCTGCTGGAGGACATCGTGCTGCGGCAGCTCGTGGCCGACGTACCAGTGTGCTCCCTGCTGTCGGGCGGGCTGGACTCCACGGCCCTGAGCGCCCTAGCCGCCCGGCTGTCCGGCCGCCCCCTGACCACGTTCGCCGTGGACTTCACCGAATCGGACCAGCACTTCCACTCCACCGTTCTGCGCCCTGACCGCGACGCCCCGTATGCCCGCGAAGCCAGCAGCCATCTGGGCACCCGGCACACCGAGGTGGTGCTGGACTCCGCGGCCGTCGCGGTCGGCGCGGCCGAGGCGCTGCGGGCGCGTGACTTACCGAGCCTGGGCCAGTTCGACTCCTCGATGCTCCAGCTTTTCGCCGCCGTGCGCCGCCGTTCCACGGTCGCCCTGTCCGGGGAGGGCGCCGACGAAGTGTTCGGCGGATACCCCTGGTTCCACACGCCTGCGCTGGTGGAGTCGGAAACGTACCCGTGGCTGGGCGAGGGGCCCCGGCTGGTCGAGTGCCTGGCGCCGGACGTACTGGACCGCGTCCGGCCCGAGGAGCAGGAACGGGACGGCTACGCCACTTTGCTGGCCCGGGCCCCCCGGCTGGAGGGAGAGAGCGGACTGCAGGCCCGGATGCGCGAGGTGCTGTATCTGAGCCTCCAGGGCCCGCTGCACCTGCTGCTGGACCGTACGGACCGCATGAGCATGGCCGTGGGGCTGGAGGTACGGGTGCCGTTCTGCGACCACCGGCTGGTGGAGTACCTGTGGAACGTGCCCTGGTCGATGAAGTGCGCCGACGGCCGGGAGAAGAGCCTGCTGCGCGCGGCTGTCAGCGACCTGCTCCCGCCGAGCCTGCTTAACCGCCGCAAGAGCGCCTACCCCGCGACCCACGCGCCCGACTACACCCAACGGGTCGTCACCGGGGTCCTGCGGCTGCTGGACGATCCGGACTCACCGCTGCGCGAGCTGCTCGACGCCGACCGGGTGCGCAAGTTCGCCGAGGGCGCGGACGTCTCCGTGGCTTGGGTGAACACCGCGCACATGCTCACCCCGCTGCTGGAGACCGATGCCTGGTTGCGCACGTACAACGTGCGGATCGTGTGA
- a CDS encoding GNAT family N-acetyltransferase, with protein sequence MHRGRVMLRARYAWTNSEHPGLTRLRCWWDGDLPRRFPQVVSELPGHPLVLGYAGIGDGLRHVLPFLEERRGGDADAVRRRHSIVGWAQLAQGAGLPDCDLLAVGTTANRAPQLPGDRSLLLPFRLHLVVPIVADAEEMRRRISRKERQRSERQFRTRGWSVETSTSVTDFDHFYDAIHLPTMRRRHGTATRSMDKDMARECLLRQGVLLFLREGDRHVAGMLCRYGPGVDTLTLRLAGVLDGAEEHYAHGALAALYPALIDWAGQHGVRRLDLSGCEPFVSKGIFQFKRKFHPLVELPRTHFRDKRLWLSVRRDSPAVRDFLVANPVLAEDPSAPGRWHALYFHDAERPARRTLPWQCPNVTASRDVDLDTFLSSVPRTGARRELRGAQ encoded by the coding sequence ATGCACCGCGGCAGAGTGATGCTCCGTGCCCGGTACGCTTGGACCAACAGCGAGCACCCCGGGCTCACGCGGCTGCGGTGCTGGTGGGACGGGGACCTGCCCAGACGTTTCCCCCAGGTAGTGTCCGAGCTCCCCGGCCATCCGCTCGTCCTGGGCTATGCGGGGATCGGCGACGGGCTCCGCCACGTGCTGCCATTCCTGGAGGAGCGGCGTGGCGGAGACGCGGACGCCGTCCGCCGACGGCACAGCATCGTCGGATGGGCCCAGCTGGCGCAGGGCGCGGGACTGCCCGACTGCGACCTGCTGGCGGTGGGCACCACAGCCAACCGTGCCCCGCAGTTACCCGGGGACCGTTCGCTGCTGCTTCCGTTCCGGCTGCACTTGGTGGTGCCGATCGTTGCCGATGCCGAGGAGATGCGGCGGCGCATCTCCCGCAAGGAACGCCAGCGCTCCGAGCGGCAGTTCCGGACCCGTGGCTGGAGCGTGGAGACGTCCACGTCCGTCACCGACTTCGACCACTTCTACGACGCCATCCACCTGCCCACCATGCGCCGACGGCACGGCACGGCCACTCGGTCCATGGACAAGGACATGGCACGCGAGTGCCTGCTGCGCCAAGGCGTCCTGCTGTTCCTGCGTGAGGGCGACCGGCACGTTGCGGGGATGCTGTGCCGCTACGGTCCGGGCGTGGACACTCTCACCCTGCGCCTGGCGGGGGTGCTGGACGGCGCCGAGGAGCACTACGCGCACGGAGCACTCGCCGCCCTCTACCCCGCGCTGATCGACTGGGCCGGCCAGCACGGGGTGCGCAGGCTGGATCTGTCGGGATGCGAGCCGTTCGTCAGCAAGGGCATCTTCCAGTTCAAGCGCAAGTTCCATCCCCTGGTCGAGCTGCCGCGCACCCACTTCCGCGACAAGCGGCTGTGGCTCTCAGTACGCCGCGACTCCCCGGCCGTAAGGGACTTCCTGGTCGCCAACCCGGTGCTGGCTGAGGACCCGTCCGCGCCCGGCCGCTGGCATGCCCTGTACTTCCATGACGCCGAGCGTCCGGCGCGCCGGACGCTGCCCTGGCAGTGCCCCAACGTCACCGCCTCCCGGGACGTCGACCTTGACACCTTCCTGAGCTCCGTCCCTCGGACCGGCGCGCGGCGCGAACTGCGGGGGGCGCAGTGA
- the panD gene encoding aspartate 1-decarboxylase, translating to MFRTMLKSKIHRATVTQCDLHYVGSLTIDEELMEAAGLLPGELVHVVDVNNGARLETYVIRGEYGSGVIGVNGAAARLIAEGDLVIIIAYGAVADAECKDLEPQVVFVDEDNRIIGTGGDPADTFGAPELRRSDITAS from the coding sequence GTGTTCCGAACCATGCTCAAGTCCAAGATCCACCGGGCCACCGTGACTCAGTGCGACCTGCACTACGTGGGATCGCTGACCATCGACGAGGAACTGATGGAAGCCGCTGGGCTGCTGCCCGGCGAGCTGGTGCACGTCGTGGACGTCAACAACGGCGCCCGGCTGGAGACCTACGTCATCCGGGGCGAGTACGGCAGCGGGGTCATCGGGGTGAACGGGGCGGCTGCCCGGCTCATCGCCGAGGGCGATCTCGTCATCATCATCGCGTACGGCGCCGTCGCAGACGCCGAGTGCAAGGACCTGGAACCACAGGTCGTCTTCGTGGACGAAGACAACAGGATCATCGGCACAGGCGGCGACCCGGCAGATACCTTCGGCGCTCCGGAACTGCGGCGCAGTGACATCACTGCGTCCTGA
- a CDS encoding MbtH family protein has protein sequence MKDTYRVVLNDEEQYSIWWTDRDLPLGWHEEGTVGSREECLQHIERVWTDMRPRSVREARRSANR, from the coding sequence GTGAAAGACACCTACCGCGTGGTCCTGAACGACGAGGAGCAGTACTCGATCTGGTGGACCGACCGCGACCTGCCGTTGGGCTGGCACGAGGAAGGCACCGTCGGCTCCCGCGAGGAGTGCCTGCAGCACATCGAGCGGGTGTGGACCGACATGCGGCCGCGCTCGGTGCGCGAGGCACGGCGGAGCGCCAACCGCTGA
- a CDS encoding LLM class flavin-dependent oxidoreductase, producing the protein MRIGLVILPDTPWDQAAKQWRLADELGFDHAWTYDHLTWRERVGDPWYAALPTLAAAALQTRRIRLGPLVTGPNFRHPVPLAQEFMTLDDLSAGRMVLGLGAGTTGIDASALGRPPGGAARMRRFAEFTGVVERLLRERQVTHHGEFYDFEEARVIPGCVQRPRAPIAVAATGRRGIAVAARHADMWVTNGVVPGPHQAPRIDYAALAEQSRTLDRACCALGRDPRTVRRMVVDTGRDRPVLASAATFATAVERYARLGFTDLVIPFPAPDGPYQGDPTVLHDIAERHLTERR; encoded by the coding sequence GTGAGGATCGGTCTCGTCATCCTGCCCGACACGCCGTGGGACCAGGCCGCGAAGCAGTGGCGCCTGGCGGACGAGCTCGGCTTCGACCACGCCTGGACGTACGACCACCTCACCTGGCGCGAGCGCGTCGGGGACCCGTGGTACGCAGCCCTGCCGACGCTCGCCGCGGCCGCCCTGCAGACCCGCCGCATCCGGCTCGGGCCGCTGGTCACCGGGCCCAATTTCCGTCATCCCGTCCCGCTCGCTCAGGAGTTCATGACGTTGGACGACCTGTCTGCGGGCCGGATGGTCCTCGGTCTAGGCGCCGGAACGACCGGCATCGACGCGTCCGCGCTGGGCCGACCGCCGGGCGGCGCGGCCCGAATGCGCCGTTTCGCCGAGTTCACCGGGGTGGTGGAACGGCTGCTGCGGGAGCGGCAGGTCACCCACCATGGCGAGTTCTATGACTTCGAGGAGGCCCGTGTCATCCCTGGCTGCGTCCAGCGTCCCCGGGCCCCGATCGCCGTCGCGGCCACGGGCCGTCGGGGCATCGCGGTCGCGGCGCGGCACGCCGACATGTGGGTGACCAACGGGGTCGTCCCGGGGCCCCACCAGGCCCCGCGCATCGACTACGCGGCACTGGCAGAGCAGTCCCGGACCCTGGACCGGGCCTGCTGTGCCCTCGGGCGCGACCCCCGCACCGTGCGCCGCATGGTGGTCGACACCGGCCGGGACCGCCCGGTCCTGGCCTCCGCGGCCACCTTCGCCACCGCGGTCGAGCGCTACGCACGGCTCGGCTTCACCGACCTGGTCATCCCCTTCCCAGCGCCGGACGGCCCCTACCAGGGAGACCCGACAGTGCTCCACGACATCGCCGAGCGCCATCTCACGGAGAGGCGGTAG